In Luteimonas viscosa, the following proteins share a genomic window:
- the groES gene encoding co-chaperone GroES, with amino-acid sequence MSNIKPLYDRVVIKRMEEEKLSAGGIVIPDSATEKPIKGEVVAVGEGKVLDNGSVRAPKVKAGDKVLFGKYSGTEVKLDGTEYLVVKEDDIFAILG; translated from the coding sequence ATGAGCAATATCAAGCCGCTGTACGACCGCGTGGTCATCAAGCGCATGGAAGAAGAGAAGCTGTCCGCGGGTGGCATCGTGATCCCGGACTCGGCGACCGAGAAGCCGATCAAGGGCGAAGTCGTCGCGGTCGGCGAGGGCAAGGTGCTCGACAACGGCAGCGTCCGCGCGCCGAAGGTCAAGGCGGGCGACAAGGTGCTGTTCGGCAAGTACAGCGGCACCGAGGTCAAGCTCGACGGCACCGAGTATCTGGTGGTGAAGGAAGACGACATCTTCGCGATCCTCGGCTGA
- a CDS encoding winged helix-turn-helix transcriptional regulator, producing the protein MKPRELDRIDRRILRILQQEGRIPFTELGERVGLSNTPCTERVRRLERDGVITGYHARLAPASVKAGLLVFVEISLAYKSGDIFEEFRRAALKLPNVLECHLVSGHFDYLIKARISEMASYRKLLGSTLLTLPHVRDSRSYIVMEEVKETLELPVAD; encoded by the coding sequence ATGAAGCCGCGCGAGCTCGACCGCATCGACCGCCGCATCCTGCGCATCCTGCAGCAGGAGGGGCGCATCCCTTTCACCGAACTCGGCGAACGAGTGGGGCTGTCGAACACGCCGTGCACCGAGCGCGTGCGCCGGCTCGAGCGCGATGGCGTGATCACCGGCTACCACGCACGGCTGGCGCCGGCCTCGGTGAAGGCGGGGCTGCTGGTGTTCGTGGAGATCAGCCTGGCCTACAAGTCCGGCGACATCTTCGAGGAGTTCCGCCGCGCGGCGCTGAAGCTGCCCAACGTGCTCGAATGCCACCTGGTGTCGGGCCACTTCGACTACCTGATCAAGGCCCGCATTTCGGAGATGGCCTCGTACCGCAAGCTGCTGGGCAGCACCCTGCTGACCCTGCCGCATGTGCGCGACTCGCGCAGCTACATCGTGATGGAAGAGGTCAAGGAGACGCTGGAGCTGCCGGTCGCGGATTGA
- a CDS encoding D-amino acid dehydrogenase — protein sequence MRILILGSGVIGVTTAWSLRRQGHEVVVVDREPGPALETSFGNAGQVSPGYASPWPAPGIPLKAAKWLLSRHAPLAIRPTGDPEQYRWLWRMLRNCTHHRYAVSKARMVRLAEYSRDCLGELRRETGIEYEQRTLGTTQLFRTQAQLDGAARDIAVLREYGVPYELLDRDGIVRVEPALSRVKDTLAGALRLPGDETGDCHLFTTRLAALAASAGVEFRFGQEVQALLGDGERLAGVRIGGRTETADAYVLALGSWSPRLLAPLGVRLPVYPLKGYSLTIPIVRPELAPHSTVLDESYKVAITRFDQRIRVGGMAEVSGYDRSLPRTRRETLEMVVRSLYPEGGDLDRAEFWSGLRPSTPDGPPVVGATRYRNLWLNTGHGTLGWTMACGSARYLADLVDGRTPAIDPEGLDISRYDRPWPVPTGLR from the coding sequence ATGCGCATCCTGATCCTGGGTTCCGGCGTGATCGGCGTGACCACCGCGTGGTCGTTGCGCCGGCAGGGCCACGAAGTGGTGGTCGTCGACCGCGAGCCCGGCCCCGCGCTGGAGACCAGCTTCGGCAACGCCGGCCAGGTGTCCCCCGGCTATGCCTCGCCTTGGCCGGCGCCGGGAATTCCGCTCAAGGCGGCGAAGTGGCTGCTCTCGCGCCACGCGCCGCTCGCGATCCGCCCCACCGGCGACCCGGAACAGTACCGCTGGCTGTGGCGGATGCTGCGCAACTGCACCCACCACCGCTACGCGGTCAGCAAGGCGCGGATGGTGCGGCTGGCCGAGTACAGCCGCGACTGCCTGGGCGAACTGCGCCGCGAGACCGGCATCGAGTACGAACAGCGCACCCTCGGCACCACCCAGCTGTTCCGCACCCAGGCGCAGCTCGACGGCGCCGCACGCGACATCGCCGTCCTGCGCGAATACGGCGTGCCGTACGAACTGCTCGATCGCGACGGCATCGTCCGCGTCGAGCCGGCGCTTTCCAGGGTGAAGGACACCCTGGCCGGCGCGCTGCGCCTGCCCGGCGACGAGACCGGCGACTGCCACCTGTTCACCACCCGGCTGGCGGCGCTGGCCGCCAGCGCGGGCGTGGAGTTCCGCTTCGGCCAGGAGGTGCAGGCGTTGCTGGGGGATGGCGAGCGCCTGGCCGGGGTGCGCATCGGCGGACGCACCGAGACCGCCGACGCCTACGTGCTCGCGCTCGGCAGCTGGTCGCCCAGGCTGCTGGCGCCGCTGGGCGTCCGCCTGCCGGTGTACCCGCTCAAGGGCTACTCGCTGACCATCCCGATCGTCCGCCCGGAACTCGCGCCGCACTCCACCGTGCTCGACGAGAGCTACAAGGTCGCGATCACCCGGTTCGACCAGCGCATCCGCGTCGGCGGCATGGCCGAGGTCTCGGGCTACGACCGGTCGCTGCCGCGCACGCGGCGCGAGACGCTGGAGATGGTGGTGCGCAGCCTGTACCCGGAGGGCGGCGACCTCGATCGCGCCGAATTCTGGAGCGGCCTGCGCCCGTCCACGCCCGATGGCCCGCCGGTGGTGGGCGCCACGCGCTACCGCAACCTCTGGCTCAACACAGGGCACGGCACGCTGGGGTGGACCATGGCCTGCGGTTCGGCGCGGTACCTGGCCGACCTGGTCGACGGGCGCACGCCCGCCATCGATCCCGAGGGCCTCGACATCTCGCGCTACGATCGCCCGTGGCCGGTCCCGACCGGGCTGCGCTGA